Proteins encoded together in one Schumannella luteola window:
- a CDS encoding GDSL-type esterase/lipase family protein yields MTRLWAALLAPVIVPQGRRLSAATPRLAAPTTEPDAAALADPRLEVLVLGDSTAIGTGVDRVEDAPAAALARELGIGAVLALGRNGATAAEVRAEFLDRAAASTASIVVVVVGWNDAMKLRSTRAFARDLTTIVRTLQAHRLGRRVFVVAPPHFERFAVLPQPLRFALGAHAAGLRRAAGRVCRQWGARLAPGIDGASASTADRFHPDAAGYTRLAQSVAAVLRD; encoded by the coding sequence GTGACGCGACTGTGGGCGGCGCTGCTCGCGCCGGTGATCGTGCCGCAGGGGCGACGGCTGAGCGCGGCGACGCCTCGGCTCGCGGCGCCGACGACGGAACCGGATGCCGCCGCCCTCGCCGATCCGCGACTCGAGGTGCTCGTGCTCGGCGACTCGACGGCGATCGGCACCGGAGTGGACCGGGTCGAGGATGCGCCGGCGGCGGCTCTCGCACGGGAGCTCGGGATCGGTGCTGTGCTCGCCCTCGGGCGCAACGGCGCCACGGCGGCCGAGGTGCGCGCCGAGTTCCTCGACCGTGCGGCGGCGAGCACCGCATCCATCGTCGTCGTGGTCGTCGGCTGGAACGACGCGATGAAGCTGCGATCGACGCGCGCCTTCGCCCGCGACCTCACGACGATCGTGCGCACCCTGCAGGCGCATCGGCTCGGGCGCCGCGTGTTCGTCGTCGCGCCGCCGCACTTCGAGCGCTTCGCGGTGCTGCCGCAGCCGCTGCGCTTCGCCCTCGGCGCGCACGCCGCCGGACTGCGCCGCGCCGCCGGGCGTGTGTGCCGGCAGTGGGGCGCCCGACTCGCGCCCGGCATCGACGGCGCCAGCGCATCCACCGCCGACCGCTTCCACCCGGATGCCGCCGGTTACACCCGCCTCGCTCAGAGCGTCGCCGCCGTGCTGCGCGACTGA
- a CDS encoding phosphoribosylformylglycinamidine synthase subunit PurS, with protein sequence MPTIVVEVMPKAELLDPAGKAVATTLGKQGRSHFSGVRIGKRFELTVDEVTDAVLAEARELADELLSNGVIEDVVSVRVAE encoded by the coding sequence GTGCCCACCATCGTCGTCGAGGTCATGCCCAAGGCGGAGCTGCTCGACCCGGCCGGCAAGGCCGTCGCCACCACCCTCGGCAAGCAGGGTCGCAGCCACTTCAGCGGCGTGCGCATCGGCAAGCGCTTCGAGCTCACCGTCGACGAGGTCACGGATGCCGTGCTCGCCGAAGCCCGCGAGCTGGCCGACGAGCTGCTGAGCAACGGCGTCATCGAAGACGTCGTCAGCGTGCGGGTCGCGGAGTAA
- a CDS encoding aldehyde dehydrogenase, whose translation MSMMTDMMQSMSKSDMAMDMDMTAMQECMEACSAAAMAATMCSDADLGDGMARCSSMCANMADVATTMMRMMMRPMGMDMSAMKAMMGACMAMGEACAAECRSHSEMAEHCRICMMACEAMVASCSKMMASMA comes from the coding sequence ATGAGCATGATGACCGACATGATGCAGTCGATGTCGAAGTCCGACATGGCGATGGACATGGACATGACCGCGATGCAGGAGTGCATGGAGGCGTGTTCGGCCGCGGCGATGGCCGCGACCATGTGCTCCGACGCCGACCTGGGCGACGGCATGGCGCGCTGCTCGTCGATGTGCGCGAACATGGCCGACGTCGCGACCACGATGATGCGGATGATGATGCGCCCGATGGGCATGGACATGTCCGCGATGAAGGCCATGATGGGCGCCTGCATGGCGATGGGCGAGGCCTGCGCCGCCGAGTGCCGATCGCACTCCGAGATGGCCGAGCACTGCCGCATCTGCATGATGGCCTGCGAGGCCATGGTGGCGAGCTGCTCGAAGATGATGGCGTCGATGGCCTGA
- the purQ gene encoding phosphoribosylformylglycinamidine synthase subunit PurQ, which produces MRIGVVTFPGSLDDRDAQRAVRLAGAEPVALWHGSHDLDGVEAIVLPGGFSYGDYLRCGAIAAQSPIMTEVVAAANKGLPVLGICNGFQILVESHLLPGGLIRNDHGDFVCRDQRLRVENADTAWTNAFSAGDEITIPLKNGEGGFIADAETLNRLEGEGQVAFRYLEKNPNGSLNDIAGLTNARGNVVGLMPHPEHAVEAGFGPDTDAAMRSGIDGLKFFTSILESTLARA; this is translated from the coding sequence GTGCGCATCGGTGTCGTCACCTTCCCCGGCTCGCTCGACGACCGGGATGCGCAGCGCGCCGTGCGTCTGGCCGGCGCCGAGCCGGTCGCGCTCTGGCACGGCTCTCACGACCTCGACGGCGTCGAGGCGATCGTGCTGCCCGGCGGCTTCAGCTACGGCGACTACCTGCGCTGCGGTGCGATCGCCGCGCAGTCGCCGATCATGACCGAGGTCGTCGCCGCCGCGAACAAGGGCCTGCCGGTGCTCGGCATCTGCAACGGCTTCCAGATCCTGGTGGAGTCGCACCTGCTGCCCGGCGGACTCATCCGCAACGACCACGGCGACTTCGTCTGCCGCGACCAGCGCCTGCGCGTCGAGAACGCCGACACCGCCTGGACGAACGCGTTCAGCGCCGGTGACGAGATCACCATCCCGCTCAAGAACGGCGAGGGCGGCTTCATCGCCGACGCCGAGACGCTGAACCGCCTCGAGGGCGAGGGCCAGGTCGCGTTCCGCTACCTGGAGAAGAACCCGAACGGCTCGCTCAACGACATCGCCGGGCTCACGAACGCGCGCGGCAACGTCGTCGGCCTCATGCCGCACCCCGAGCACGCCGTCGAGGCGGGCTTCGGACCGGACACGGATGCGGCCATGCGCTCCGGCATCGACGGTCTGAAGTTCTTCACGTCGATCCTCGAGAGCACGCTCGCCCGGGCCTAG
- a CDS encoding glycosyl hydrolase family 18 protein yields the protein MPTRRRAAHPSSRSARGSAARRFAGIAAAATAVALVLSGCGIAAPRFEMLAFQPDYADVDLIDQSADGIQMLGVQGAHLTEGGAGVEKLSKAVLKQRDRAKKLGIPAQLLVINSRPGQGFSRSLAEQMLTSKKNRETVARELADEVDAGGWDGGIMLDIESIDGDLADDFVEFAADLREAVGPEVRLDAAIATASSKAGYRDRGFDVEQLAKSLDHLTLMAYDLHGPWAPNDPGPVGDLPWQRKTLDALLKLVDPQQVQLGVAGYGYRWGGPVGAKAVSVAQARRYVAEAGAVATFDEKLGEWTATLPDGTVMWWSDSRSIAQRVKLAQDRDLHGVAVWSLAVSDPIVPVADSSDSED from the coding sequence GTGCCGACTCGACGCCGCGCCGCCCATCCCTCCTCCCGTTCCGCCCGAGGCTCCGCCGCCCGCCGCTTCGCGGGCATCGCGGCCGCGGCGACGGCCGTGGCACTGGTGCTGTCGGGATGCGGCATCGCTGCTCCGCGCTTCGAGATGCTCGCCTTCCAGCCCGACTACGCCGATGTCGACCTGATCGATCAGAGCGCCGACGGCATCCAGATGCTGGGCGTGCAGGGCGCGCACCTCACGGAGGGCGGCGCCGGGGTCGAGAAGCTGAGCAAGGCCGTGCTGAAGCAACGCGATCGGGCGAAGAAGCTCGGCATCCCCGCGCAGCTGCTCGTCATCAACTCGCGGCCCGGGCAGGGCTTCAGCCGATCGCTCGCCGAGCAGATGCTGACCTCGAAGAAGAACCGCGAGACGGTCGCCCGCGAGCTCGCGGACGAGGTCGACGCGGGCGGCTGGGATGGCGGCATCATGCTCGACATCGAGTCGATCGACGGCGACCTGGCCGACGACTTCGTCGAGTTCGCCGCCGACCTGCGCGAGGCGGTCGGGCCGGAGGTGCGGCTGGATGCGGCGATCGCCACCGCGTCGAGCAAGGCCGGCTACCGCGATCGCGGCTTCGATGTCGAGCAGCTCGCGAAGAGCCTCGACCACCTCACGCTCATGGCCTACGACCTGCACGGGCCGTGGGCGCCGAACGACCCCGGCCCGGTCGGCGACCTGCCCTGGCAGCGCAAGACGCTCGACGCGCTGCTCAAGCTCGTCGACCCGCAGCAGGTGCAGCTCGGCGTCGCCGGCTACGGCTACCGCTGGGGCGGACCGGTCGGCGCGAAGGCCGTGAGCGTGGCGCAGGCGCGGCGCTACGTCGCCGAAGCCGGCGCCGTCGCGACCTTCGACGAGAAGCTCGGCGAGTGGACGGCGACGCTGCCCGACGGCACCGTCATGTGGTGGTCGGACTCGCGCTCGATAGCCCAGCGCGTGAAGCTCGCGCAGGATCGCGACCTGCACGGGGTGGCGGTCTGGTCGCTCGCGGTCTCCGACCCGATCGTGCCCGTCGCCGACTCCTCCGACTCCGAAGACTGA
- a CDS encoding mechanosensitive ion channel family protein: protein MTHPVLAVSASASAQSAAMPAAAPLIPVPSWPAFAIAVAVAIVVALIITVVVTLPVRLLAKRRQWEPTALRRIRRPFRVLLLVILLWSAVEVALPERTWLPRLEHGAKILVIAATAWLIAGAVSAALGGVLARYPTDVEDNRVARRIRTQVLLLRRISMVVLVVIAVGAILLTFPGVEALGGSLLASAGLVSVVAGLAAQSTLANLFAGVQLAFSDAIRVDDVVVVETQWGRIEEITLSYVVVHLWDDRRLVLPSTYFTTTPFENWTRHSSDLLGAVEFDLDWGVSPTAMRDELDFVLSRTELWDRRTKVLQVTDAVGGQVHVRILVSAKNAGDLFDLRCYVREQLVEWVRHSEPAGLPRQRVEMVDAAPARRREPPADTGGLFTGSADAERRGLSFTQAIPLPDPVHVQADAEARER from the coding sequence GTGACGCACCCCGTGCTCGCCGTATCCGCATCCGCATCCGCTCAGTCCGCCGCCATGCCCGCCGCCGCCCCGCTCATCCCGGTGCCGTCGTGGCCGGCCTTCGCGATCGCGGTCGCCGTCGCGATCGTCGTGGCGCTCATCATCACGGTCGTCGTGACCCTGCCGGTGCGCCTGCTCGCGAAGCGCCGCCAGTGGGAGCCGACCGCGCTGCGCCGCATCCGCCGACCGTTCCGGGTGCTGCTGCTCGTGATCCTCCTGTGGTCGGCCGTCGAGGTCGCGTTGCCTGAGCGCACGTGGCTGCCGCGCCTCGAGCACGGCGCGAAGATCCTCGTGATCGCGGCGACCGCCTGGCTGATCGCCGGAGCGGTGTCCGCGGCGCTCGGCGGGGTGCTCGCGCGCTACCCCACCGACGTGGAGGACAACCGGGTCGCCCGCCGCATCCGCACCCAGGTGCTGTTGCTGCGCCGCATCTCGATGGTCGTGCTCGTCGTGATCGCGGTCGGCGCGATCCTGCTGACCTTCCCCGGCGTCGAGGCGCTCGGCGGCAGTCTGCTCGCCTCGGCCGGGCTGGTCAGCGTCGTCGCGGGCCTCGCCGCGCAGTCGACGTTGGCCAATCTCTTCGCGGGCGTGCAGCTGGCGTTCTCGGATGCGATCCGCGTCGATGACGTCGTCGTGGTCGAGACGCAGTGGGGCCGCATCGAGGAGATCACGCTGAGCTACGTCGTCGTGCACCTCTGGGACGACCGCCGACTCGTGCTGCCGAGCACCTACTTCACGACCACGCCCTTCGAGAACTGGACTCGGCACAGCAGCGACCTGCTCGGCGCGGTCGAGTTCGACCTCGACTGGGGCGTGAGCCCGACGGCCATGCGCGACGAGCTCGACTTCGTGCTCAGCCGCACCGAGCTCTGGGACCGCCGCACGAAGGTGCTGCAGGTCACGGATGCCGTGGGCGGCCAGGTGCACGTGCGCATCCTCGTCTCGGCGAAGAACGCCGGAGACCTCTTCGACCTGCGCTGCTACGTGCGCGAGCAGCTCGTGGAGTGGGTGCGGCACAGCGAGCCCGCCGGGCTGCCGCGTCAGCGGGTCGAGATGGTGGATGCCGCGCCGGCCCGCCGCCGCGAGCCCCCGGCCGACACGGGCGGCCTGTTCACGGGCTCAGCCGACGCCGAGAGGCGCGGGCTGAGCTTCACGCAGGCGATCCCGCTGCCCGACCCCGTCCACGTGCAGGCGGACGCCGAGGCGCGCGAGCGCTAG
- a CDS encoding nuclease — MTPSSVTGVLPIQQMVANASPSAWRDGIVVESRAGSVVVAALDGGLTTLSTAVVPTIGEPIAFHPVAELVAVVGVRYPARAA, encoded by the coding sequence ATGACCCCCAGCAGCGTGACCGGTGTTCTGCCGATCCAGCAGATGGTGGCGAACGCGTCTCCCAGCGCCTGGCGCGACGGGATCGTCGTGGAGTCCCGGGCGGGTTCGGTTGTGGTGGCCGCGCTCGACGGCGGGCTCACGACGCTGAGCACCGCGGTGGTTCCGACGATCGGCGAGCCGATCGCCTTCCACCCCGTTGCCGAGCTGGTCGCCGTGGTCGGCGTGCGCTACCCGGCCCGCGCGGCATAG
- a CDS encoding VOC family protein, which yields MTDPTHPETARADRLAADTAMGAVTLDVADLDAMTAYYRDAVGLDVIHAIGDRVALGRGAKTLLRLHHSPDLKHAGPREAGLFHTAFLFDSKAALAAAVYGVAQRHPDTFRGSSDHLVSNAFYFDDPEGNGVELYWDRDRSEWSWAHGRVEMNTLFLDPNRFLQQNLTEEGLAGPGQGDAEIGHVHLSVGSIAPAREFYVDRLGFDTTAEIGDTALFVSAGGYHHHMAMNVWNSKGAGRRQPTLGLGQVDIVLPGADAVGELSERMRHYGIDARDDGRTVSFDDPWANTIRVLATSEAETQADAATSGTPTRP from the coding sequence ATGACCGACCCGACGCACCCCGAGACGGCTCGCGCCGACCGCCTCGCCGCCGACACCGCGATGGGCGCCGTCACCCTCGACGTCGCCGACCTCGACGCGATGACCGCGTATTACCGCGACGCCGTCGGCCTCGACGTGATCCACGCGATCGGCGACCGCGTCGCACTCGGGCGCGGTGCGAAGACGCTGCTCAGGCTGCACCACTCCCCCGACCTCAAGCACGCCGGGCCCCGCGAAGCCGGACTCTTCCACACGGCCTTCCTCTTCGACTCGAAGGCCGCCCTCGCCGCCGCCGTCTACGGGGTCGCGCAGCGGCATCCCGACACCTTCCGCGGCTCGAGCGATCACCTCGTGAGCAACGCCTTCTACTTCGACGACCCCGAGGGCAACGGCGTCGAGCTCTACTGGGATCGCGACCGCAGCGAGTGGAGCTGGGCTCACGGCCGCGTCGAGATGAACACGCTCTTCCTCGACCCGAACCGCTTCCTGCAGCAGAACCTCACCGAGGAGGGCCTCGCCGGCCCCGGCCAGGGGGATGCCGAGATCGGCCACGTGCACCTCTCCGTCGGATCGATCGCTCCGGCGCGCGAGTTCTACGTCGACCGGCTCGGCTTCGACACGACGGCCGAGATCGGCGACACGGCCCTGTTCGTCAGCGCGGGCGGCTACCACCACCACATGGCCATGAACGTGTGGAACAGCAAGGGCGCCGGCCGCCGCCAGCCGACCCTCGGCCTCGGGCAGGTCGACATCGTGCTGCCCGGCGCCGACGCGGTCGGCGAGCTGAGTGAGCGGATGCGGCACTACGGCATCGACGCGCGCGACGACGGCCGCACGGTCAGCTTCGACGACCCGTGGGCGAACACGATCCGCGTGCTCGCGACGTCGGAAGCGGAGACGCAGGCCGACGCGGCGACCAGCGGCACGCCGACGCGGCCGTAG